A DNA window from Undibacterium sp. YM2 contains the following coding sequences:
- a CDS encoding metallophosphoesterase, producing the protein MQAIYFCGDTHGNFQHVIDAVLDKRPAAIIFLGDLQARQPLEMELEAIVDLTEVWYIHGNHDTDTDADYDHLFGSALAGRNLHGRIVDVAGYRIAGLGGVFRGHIWMPPGPKKFQTQREYTQKAGKENRWRDGLPRKHYSSIFPTDYNYLASQRADILVTHEAPSAHPHGFATIDELARSMRVSRSFHGHHHDRIDYSEHQERLGFKAQGVGLCGVSDIDGNVIVAGKHDHEVPWATLHRRR; encoded by the coding sequence ATGCAAGCTATTTATTTTTGCGGTGACACCCACGGCAATTTCCAGCATGTGATTGATGCAGTGCTGGATAAGCGCCCTGCCGCCATCATCTTCCTAGGAGATTTGCAAGCCCGCCAGCCGCTGGAAATGGAGCTTGAGGCCATCGTTGATCTGACTGAAGTCTGGTATATCCACGGCAACCATGATACAGATACCGATGCTGACTACGACCACCTGTTTGGCTCAGCCCTGGCTGGCCGCAACCTGCATGGGCGCATAGTTGATGTTGCCGGTTACCGCATCGCCGGTCTGGGTGGTGTGTTCAGGGGTCATATCTGGATGCCGCCGGGGCCAAAGAAATTCCAGACGCAAAGAGAATATACGCAGAAGGCAGGTAAAGAAAACCGCTGGCGTGATGGCTTGCCGCGCAAGCATTACAGTTCCATCTTCCCTACCGACTACAACTACCTCGCCAGCCAGCGTGCCGACATCCTGGTCACGCATGAAGCCCCCAGTGCCCACCCGCACGGCTTTGCCACCATCGATGAACTGGCCCGCAGCATGCGCGTGAGCCGCAGCTTCCACGGTCATCATCACGACCGTATCGATTACAGCGAACACCAGGAACGCCTTGGTTTTAAAGCGCAGGGAGTGGGTTTGTGTGGAGTATCGGACATAGACGGCAACGTCATTGTCGCAGGCAAGCATGATCATGAAGTGCCCTGGGCAACGCTGCATAGACGTAGATAA
- a CDS encoding DUF6585 family protein: MRPAVLPIFRLLPIYLFVLFCLYGANAQASVVNSNYEIDWVANTSARGNDGEVLYLGRRLRTDVFLLPYNITDEGFVMGVKGSPTDYYPLSPERIKELQQNGMLPTPLPGYRIRLIDYLIGNALWMPFLILLLYLLLRMTQVVHARKQKFADEFSSAALGKLVASYQKNWSLQKLHYLLLIFSYLPLAMGWTIASWPVFLLGILLLTPALLLIVSQFNYQVHVYEKGLTVQGPLEAGLISFSTELSIYENHARNSTSMAALFSGRLNDCLILKNRSSRSTELIIPSNIANMGELLTRLRQLQEKILFPHLLEKYEQGASLDFSALKVRKTHLMTANKVINANDIGSIEVKHVLYSTTLIIRDRTMKRSLISLNLSALANFCALIPLLNMYFNPTTRRPFPQAASPVQADQTQTNGAATTTDAVADSLLAAISERRKTEPLIGARLGGREILKRLMEAMKNDKGVHIESLLSMLGALAGFSCQMSARAQMHGNEIIKVDCDDGTSYFMGDAINRPLAESQYSVWSMICGAAESNGAKPQDRPDLHALFKHVSNTLGSAEFGKPRLPSGFPASDTPLNYLKNFWPALQPTIERFCASPDEWPVAYALAIQDVIDQVSTTTPAYVAVAIVMESAVPMSKINPALIGIRVPQKT, translated from the coding sequence TTGCGACCTGCCGTTCTTCCAATTTTTCGTTTACTGCCCATCTATTTATTTGTTTTATTTTGTTTATACGGTGCCAATGCACAGGCCAGTGTCGTCAACTCAAATTATGAAATCGACTGGGTGGCAAATACCAGCGCACGCGGGAATGATGGCGAAGTCTTATATCTGGGCAGGCGCTTGCGCACTGACGTGTTTTTACTCCCATATAACATTACAGATGAAGGATTTGTCATGGGCGTCAAGGGCAGCCCGACTGACTATTACCCCTTGTCGCCAGAGCGTATCAAAGAGCTGCAGCAAAACGGCATGCTGCCCACACCCTTGCCTGGCTACCGCATCAGGTTGATCGATTACCTCATCGGCAATGCCTTGTGGATGCCATTTCTTATCCTGCTTTTGTATCTGCTGTTGCGCATGACTCAAGTTGTACATGCACGCAAGCAAAAATTTGCCGACGAGTTTTCATCTGCGGCGTTGGGCAAGCTGGTCGCCAGCTACCAGAAAAACTGGTCGCTGCAGAAATTGCATTACTTGCTCCTGATTTTCTCTTATTTGCCACTGGCGATGGGCTGGACCATTGCGTCCTGGCCGGTTTTTTTGCTCGGCATTCTCCTTCTCACACCTGCGCTGCTCTTGATTGTCAGTCAGTTCAACTACCAAGTACATGTTTATGAAAAAGGCCTGACCGTACAGGGCCCTCTGGAGGCCGGATTGATCAGCTTCTCGACGGAGCTCAGCATTTATGAGAATCACGCACGTAACAGCACCAGCATGGCGGCGCTTTTTTCCGGGCGACTCAATGATTGCCTGATTTTAAAAAACCGTAGCTCCCGCAGCACTGAACTGATCATCCCCAGCAATATCGCTAATATGGGTGAACTGCTGACCCGCCTGCGTCAATTGCAGGAAAAAATCCTTTTTCCACATTTATTGGAAAAATATGAACAAGGCGCAAGCCTGGATTTTTCTGCCTTAAAAGTACGCAAGACCCATCTGATGACTGCAAACAAGGTGATCAACGCAAACGATATCGGCAGCATAGAAGTGAAGCATGTTCTGTACAGCACAACGTTGATCATCCGTGACAGGACAATGAAAAGAAGCTTGATAAGCCTGAACTTGTCCGCACTGGCAAATTTTTGCGCCCTGATCCCTCTGCTGAACATGTATTTCAATCCAACGACCAGGCGGCCATTTCCGCAAGCAGCATCCCCTGTGCAAGCTGACCAGACGCAAACCAACGGCGCTGCCACCACGACTGATGCTGTAGCAGATTCCCTGCTGGCAGCCATCAGCGAGCGCCGGAAAACCGAGCCCTTGATCGGTGCCAGACTGGGTGGTAGAGAAATTCTCAAGCGCCTGATGGAAGCCATGAAAAATGACAAGGGCGTGCACATAGAATCGCTGTTGAGCATGCTGGGTGCGCTGGCTGGTTTTTCCTGCCAGATGAGCGCACGGGCTCAAATGCATGGCAATGAAATCATCAAGGTAGATTGTGACGACGGTACCAGCTACTTCATGGGCGATGCTATCAACCGCCCATTGGCAGAGAGCCAGTATTCAGTCTGGTCAATGATATGTGGCGCAGCCGAAAGCAATGGCGCAAAACCGCAAGACAGGCCCGACCTGCACGCACTCTTCAAGCATGTGAGCAACACCTTGGGTAGTGCAGAATTTGGCAAGCCACGTTTGCCCAGTGGTTTTCCGGCGTCAGACACACCACTCAATTACCTCAAGAATTTCTGGCCTGCCTTGCAACCCACGATAGAAAGATTTTGCGCCAGTCCTGATGAATGGCCCGTCGCCTATGCCCTTGCCATACAGGATGTCATAGACCAGGTTAGCACCACCACGCCAGCGTATGTCGCTGTTGCCATCGTCATGGAAAGTGCGGTACCCATGTCCAAAATCAATCCAGCTTTGATCGGTATCCGGGTTCCGCAAAAAACATGA
- a CDS encoding DUF3471 domain-containing protein: MAQLTGQPQAPVFPRKKDEFFYKVVEASLQFERDASGKIQSLTLHQNGHASPAPRIGEAAPEAASNASRRTEISLPAEQLKQYIGSYTLAPGFKLIISEQSGQLFAQATGQGSNAIFAEAKDKFFLKVVDAQLSFQRQADGKISGLVLHQNGRNMPGPRDAD, encoded by the coding sequence TTGGCGCAATTGACAGGGCAGCCACAGGCACCAGTGTTTCCGCGCAAGAAAGATGAATTCTTTTATAAAGTAGTCGAAGCCAGCCTGCAATTTGAGCGTGATGCCAGTGGCAAGATACAGTCACTGACCCTGCACCAGAACGGCCATGCCTCGCCCGCACCGCGCATAGGCGAGGCTGCTCCAGAAGCGGCTTCAAACGCAAGCAGGCGTACAGAAATAAGCCTGCCTGCTGAACAGCTTAAACAATATATCGGCAGCTATACTCTGGCACCCGGCTTCAAACTCATCATCAGCGAACAGTCAGGCCAGCTATTTGCGCAGGCTACCGGCCAGGGCAGCAATGCTATCTTTGCCGAGGCAAAAGACAAATTCTTTTTAAAGGTCGTCGATGCACAACTGAGCTTCCAGCGCCAGGCCGATGGCAAGATCAGCGGTCTGGTACTGCACCAGAATGGCCGCAATATGCCGGGGCCGCGTGATGCGGATTAG
- a CDS encoding S41 family peptidase, protein MMPAHFINAASRLTHIAFMAGAFLLPATNILASENTGAVVQWGISAAENEQLGIRAHQETRYQIALQYFQKAYEIDPSMGSAAYGAAASASKLKQTDLAFTWLQNAYRVKYFNIRQLKNNKDFDVLHQDPRWDKLIMQFETASKKEAEFWNGSTWKTPYKESLTEDERVAGLSRVWSEIKYNFVFVEKLQDINWDGLYLQYLPKIRAAKTNLEYYQLLSEMVALLQDGHTNVYPSQQEYDKYQTKPLIYIELMEGKVIVRWVGDSELQQAGLKRGHEIVSVNGMPAQEYSEKVLAPYISSGTRQDKDVRIYQYEFLQGPISEKIAFAARDENGVVKHYSAKRVSNEERSNAIGGSWYTFKMLEGGIAHVWMTTFESTEVTELFLKDFPEISKAKALILDVRRNGGGNAHVGYDILKTLGMDVFPTSKATIRNYRSIDRSQHNSNPEYTYPVYKVTPDANHQFKGPVVVLTSGQTFSAAEDFVVAFRNMKRGLIIGGATAGSTGSPISFNLPGGGSGRVCVKNDTFPDGTEFVGKGIVPDIKVAQTVADFRNRVDTVLNAAISALNQQLK, encoded by the coding sequence ATGATGCCCGCTCACTTCATTAACGCAGCAAGCAGACTGACACACATCGCATTCATGGCAGGAGCGTTTCTGCTACCGGCCACCAATATCCTGGCATCGGAAAACACCGGGGCTGTCGTTCAATGGGGAATAAGTGCGGCAGAAAATGAGCAATTGGGTATTCGTGCGCATCAGGAAACCCGCTACCAGATTGCATTGCAGTACTTTCAAAAAGCTTACGAAATAGACCCATCGATGGGCAGTGCCGCATACGGCGCTGCCGCGTCAGCAAGCAAATTGAAGCAGACTGATCTGGCCTTTACCTGGTTGCAAAACGCATACAGGGTCAAATATTTCAACATTAGACAACTCAAGAATAATAAGGATTTCGATGTTTTGCACCAGGATCCGCGATGGGATAAGCTGATTATGCAATTCGAAACAGCTTCCAAAAAAGAGGCTGAATTTTGGAACGGTAGTACCTGGAAAACACCCTATAAAGAATCATTGACAGAAGATGAACGCGTCGCTGGTTTATCCAGGGTATGGTCAGAAATAAAATATAACTTTGTCTTTGTCGAAAAACTTCAAGACATCAATTGGGATGGTTTGTATTTGCAGTATTTACCAAAAATTCGGGCAGCAAAAACAAATCTTGAATATTACCAATTACTTTCGGAAATGGTCGCCTTATTACAGGATGGGCATACCAATGTTTATCCTTCTCAACAAGAGTATGACAAATACCAAACCAAACCACTTATTTACATCGAGCTAATGGAAGGCAAGGTCATAGTAAGGTGGGTAGGTGATTCTGAACTGCAACAAGCAGGATTAAAGCGTGGACATGAGATAGTCAGTGTAAATGGCATGCCGGCGCAGGAGTACTCAGAAAAAGTCCTGGCTCCTTATATTTCTTCAGGCACCAGACAGGATAAAGATGTTCGCATATATCAATATGAATTTCTGCAGGGACCAATCAGCGAAAAAATAGCCTTTGCAGCACGGGATGAAAACGGTGTAGTGAAACACTATTCGGCAAAGCGAGTCAGTAATGAAGAAAGAAGCAACGCGATTGGAGGATCATGGTACACATTCAAGATGCTGGAAGGTGGCATTGCCCATGTATGGATGACCACATTTGAGAGCACCGAAGTCACAGAACTTTTTCTGAAGGACTTTCCAGAAATTTCAAAAGCAAAAGCCCTCATTCTGGATGTGCGCCGCAATGGTGGCGGCAATGCCCATGTCGGCTACGATATATTGAAAACGCTGGGCATGGATGTATTTCCAACTTCAAAAGCGACCATACGCAATTACCGTTCCATTGATCGCTCTCAACACAATAGCAATCCAGAATACACCTACCCGGTATACAAGGTCACACCAGATGCGAACCATCAATTCAAGGGCCCGGTCGTGGTGTTAACTTCAGGACAAACCTTCTCTGCTGCTGAGGATTTTGTCGTTGCATTCAGAAACATGAAACGTGGGCTGATCATCGGTGGAGCAACCGCTGGCAGCACAGGGTCGCCAATCAGTTTTAACCTGCCAGGAGGCGGCTCAGGCAGGGTCTGCGTCAAAAATGACACCTTCCCTGACGGCACAGAATTTGTCGGCAAAGGTATTGTGCCAGATATTAAAGTTGCACAAACCGTGGCAGACTTCAGAAATCGGGTTGATACAGTTTTGAATGCGGCAATCTCAGCACTGAATCAGCAATTGAAATAA
- a CDS encoding serine hydrolase, protein MKISSALLAVCSLFILGPVAAAEDFAAAAQKVANARVSSAAIPGLVVVTVNGQEQKIQGFGQVTNGTDGKNQAHLPDANTVFEIGSVSKTFTALLLADMHARGVLKLDDTVAALLPAYTIPQYQGRAITLLDLATQTSALPRLPANFSPRQADNPYADYSENNLRVFLRSYQLTRAPAAKYEYSNLGFGLLGQALSARAGKSYAELVQERIAKPLGMADTGIALTANMQNNLAIGHDAQGKTVANWDMPTLAGAGALRSSAQDMLRYLQAHMHSANVKMPAGLQLVQQPQRPTGMPGLQIGLAWHVQSVRGQTVVWHNGMTGGYASFVGFTADGQRGVVVLANASVNVDDIGMAALLPADVGNTGGNTATDKLSANQLAEYTGRYQLAPVPSSISAPGQMACWRN, encoded by the coding sequence ATGAAGATATCATCAGCCCTGCTCGCAGTATGCAGCCTCTTCATTCTGGGGCCAGTCGCTGCGGCAGAGGACTTCGCTGCAGCTGCACAAAAAGTCGCCAATGCACGTGTCAGCAGTGCCGCGATTCCTGGCTTGGTAGTCGTGACCGTGAATGGTCAGGAGCAAAAAATACAGGGCTTTGGTCAGGTCACAAATGGTACCGATGGCAAAAATCAAGCCCACCTGCCAGATGCCAATACCGTTTTTGAAATAGGCTCAGTCAGCAAAACCTTTACTGCCTTATTGCTGGCAGACATGCACGCGCGTGGCGTGCTCAAGCTTGATGATACTGTGGCAGCGCTGCTACCAGCCTACACCATACCGCAATATCAGGGCCGTGCCATCACCCTGCTGGATCTGGCTACTCAGACTTCAGCCCTGCCACGGTTGCCTGCCAATTTCTCGCCCAGGCAGGCGGATAACCCTTATGCAGATTACTCAGAGAATAATCTGCGCGTTTTTTTGCGCAGCTATCAACTGACGCGCGCGCCGGCTGCAAAGTATGAATATTCCAACCTTGGCTTTGGCCTGCTGGGCCAGGCACTGTCTGCGCGAGCTGGCAAGTCTTATGCAGAGCTGGTGCAGGAGCGCATTGCCAAGCCGCTGGGAATGGCAGATACCGGCATCGCCCTGACTGCCAACATGCAAAACAATCTGGCAATTGGTCATGATGCACAAGGCAAGACTGTCGCCAACTGGGACATGCCCACACTCGCAGGTGCAGGGGCCTTGCGTTCCAGCGCACAAGATATGCTGCGCTATTTGCAGGCACACATGCACAGTGCCAATGTCAAGATGCCCGCAGGTCTGCAACTGGTGCAACAGCCGCAACGACCCACTGGTATGCCGGGTTTGCAGATAGGCCTGGCCTGGCATGTGCAAAGCGTGCGCGGTCAGACTGTGGTCTGGCATAACGGCATGACGGGCGGTTATGCATCTTTCGTCGGTTTTACGGCAGATGGCCAGCGCGGTGTCGTCGTGCTGGCCAATGCCAGCGTCAATGTTGATGACATAGGCATGGCAGCCTTGCTGCCTGCCGATGTCGGCAATACAGGCGGCAATACAGCCACCGACAAGCTCAGCGCAAATCAACTGGCAGAATACACAGGCCGTTATCAACTTGCCCCGGTGCCATCCTCAATATCAGCGCCGGGCCAGATGGCCTGTTGGCGCAATTGA
- a CDS encoding metal-dependent hydrolase gives MSSLLAHVATGLTLYFCRSDRRPRLHVSMALPVLLAIAPDFDYFGIWFFHLRYEQRFTHSLLFCLLTGAVACYLVRRVGRQSPAMPGFWILLLAACSHLLLDMLVGRALPLLWPFVTTEFSLPLMLLPGASHTGLVSYAFWRNLIMEACLLLPMLAAMVMLVRRASVRSYMPEILLVLAMWSGLVFAGGRLAAI, from the coding sequence ATGTCTTCTTTGCTGGCTCATGTCGCTACTGGCCTGACGCTGTATTTTTGCCGCAGCGATCGGCGGCCACGGCTGCATGTCAGTATGGCTTTGCCGGTTTTGCTGGCGATTGCACCTGACTTTGATTATTTTGGTATCTGGTTTTTTCATCTGCGCTATGAACAGCGTTTCACGCATTCGCTGTTGTTTTGCCTGCTGACAGGCGCAGTTGCTTGTTACCTTGTTCGCCGCGTCGGACGGCAATCGCCTGCCATGCCGGGTTTCTGGATATTGCTGCTGGCGGCATGCTCGCATCTCTTGCTTGATATGCTGGTAGGACGGGCTTTGCCTTTGTTGTGGCCCTTTGTAACAACTGAGTTTTCCCTGCCCTTGATGTTGTTGCCAGGGGCCTCACATACCGGGCTGGTCAGTTATGCTTTCTGGCGCAACCTGATCATGGAAGCGTGCTTGCTCTTGCCCATGTTGGCGGCCATGGTGATGCTGGTGCGACGCGCATCTGTGCGGAGCTACATGCCAGAAATCCTGCTGGTACTGGCGATGTGGTCAGGCCTGGTCTTTGCCGGAGGGCGGCTGGCAGCTATCTGA
- a CDS encoding DMT family transporter, producing MSAPSAAIPYNRNATLAYIAAMLMLATLGIFIHEAGLDAVTTVFFRCLFAAIALALYCAYKGMFVAANFSRKNLGLAVFGGVLMVVNWVTFFAAIQRIGISVTTIVFHVQPFIVLLLGAVLFREKIAANKLAWIFLGFFGLVLACGLQVSGIQVSGQINKQYLTGLLLTLTGACAYAGVTLTTRAMRNMPAHLIALIHCLVGLVLLAGLVTIPVDGIRMQQWAWLAGLGLMPTALAYVLIYGALPKMPTTAIAVLTFVYPASALGVDYLVYGQHISLLQMAGLVLIVLASLGVNLNWSWYAVRQRLAAL from the coding sequence ATGTCTGCGCCATCAGCCGCCATCCCTTACAACCGCAATGCCACACTGGCGTACATCGCCGCCATGCTGATGCTGGCAACGCTGGGCATCTTTATTCATGAAGCTGGCCTGGATGCTGTGACGACGGTATTCTTCCGCTGCCTGTTTGCCGCCATCGCGCTGGCGCTTTATTGCGCTTACAAAGGCATGTTTGTCGCTGCCAATTTCTCACGCAAGAACCTGGGGCTGGCAGTATTTGGTGGTGTGCTCATGGTGGTGAACTGGGTGACTTTTTTTGCAGCGATACAGCGCATAGGTATCTCGGTTACCACGATTGTTTTTCATGTGCAGCCGTTTATCGTCCTGCTGTTGGGAGCGGTGCTGTTCCGTGAAAAAATCGCTGCCAATAAACTGGCCTGGATATTCCTGGGCTTTTTCGGGTTGGTGCTGGCCTGCGGCTTGCAAGTGAGTGGAATACAGGTGAGTGGGCAAATAAATAAGCAATACCTGACAGGTTTGCTGCTGACACTGACAGGTGCATGCGCCTATGCTGGTGTGACCCTGACCACCCGCGCCATGCGCAATATGCCAGCACATCTGATTGCATTGATACACTGCCTGGTGGGCCTGGTCTTGCTGGCTGGTTTGGTCACCATCCCGGTTGATGGCATCAGGATGCAGCAATGGGCATGGCTGGCTGGGCTGGGCTTGATGCCAACCGCGCTGGCCTATGTATTGATCTATGGCGCATTACCCAAAATGCCTACGACGGCAATTGCGGTGCTGACCTTCGTCTATCCGGCGTCGGCGCTAGGTGTGGATTATCTTGTGTATGGGCAACACATCAGTCTGCTGCAAATGGCGGGACTGGTGCTGATCGTGCTGGCCAGCCTGGGTGTGAACTTGAACTGGTCGTGGTATGCAGTCAGGCAGAGGCTGGCAGCTTTGTGA